One genomic region from Colletes latitarsis isolate SP2378_abdomen chromosome 10, iyColLati1, whole genome shotgun sequence encodes:
- the Osi18 gene encoding DUF1676 domain-containing protein Osi18: MKFLTIVASVALLAALAAAERTETTADALQRIYYRCVDNESMYSCVKPKVLAYLSNAVKQDRLAITEDLAVVKSRDLFEDNNEEYYPSQYDSVDPARSELLRSMMLEKLDAYLSSHQLEAKLPEAIAGSNIVPRSLVENMPTSLTIPLSDSSNGQGRGFVKKVMIPFLLGLKFKATALVPLALALIALKTWKALTLGLLSMVLSGAMMIFKLTKPKVAYEVVHYGHPPVEHPPHWDTAPHGPYRAYRK, encoded by the exons ATGAAGTTTCTTACAATCGTTGCGTCCGTGGCCCTTCTGGCAGCCCTAGCGGCCGCGGAGAGGACGGAGACCACGGCTGACGCCCTTCAAAGAATTTATTACAG GTGCGTAGACAACGAGTCGATGTACTCCTGCGTGAAACCGAAGGTCCTGGCTTACCTGAGCAACGCCGTGAAGCAAGACAGACTCGCCATCACCGAGGACTTGGCGGTGGTGAAGTCGCGTGACCTGTTCGAGGATAACAACGAGGAGTACTATCCGTCGCAGTACGACTCCGTGGACCCGGCCAGAAGCGAGCTTCTGAGGTCCATGATGTTGGAGAAACTGGACGCGTACCTGTCGAGCCATCAGCTCGAGGCTAAGCTGCCGGAAGCCATCGCTGGATCTAACATTGTACCGAGATCCTTGGTGGAGAACATGCCCACAAGCTTGACTATCCCTCTTTCGGACTCGTCGAACGGACAAG GCCGTGGATTCGTCAAAAAGGTCATGATACCGTTCCTCCTGGGTCTGAAGTTCAAGGCCACAGCCTTGGTGCCGCTGGCACTTGCCCTGATCGCCCTGAAGACGTGGAAAGCTTTAACGCTGGGTCTCCTGTCCATGGTTCTGAGCGGAGCGATGATGATCTTCAAGCTGACCAAGCCGAAGGTCGCCTACGAGGTCGTCCATTATGGTCACCCGCCAGTGGAACATCCCCCTCACTGGGACACGGCGCCCCATGGACCCTACAGAGCCTACAGGAAGTAG
- the Osi20 gene encoding DUF1676 domain-containing protein Osi20, producing MMFTSAPMIAMILLAGSSLASQDFLSKSLNECIAAESWTSCLKHEVLGYLDEKLGTTTEARSLDTVDEAIVARTFKYLKSFNYGIDLPFVDASLKYRPSRSLADLDVEFKGNEVATSQARGILKKKLLLPFLLLLKLKMKALMPILVAIVGLKAMKALVLSKLAILLVVGFIAMQFLKKGGMMMPMGMSMEPAAAPVYGTPTSGSTPSSYEAAASWDGNGPYSRVWTPTNGVEAQNLAYSYYSPGSGSSSYSSPSSSSSSSSSVNSVSSSNY from the exons ATGATGTTTACGTCTGCGCCGATGATAGCCATGATCCTGCTGGCGGGAAGTTCGTTGGCCAGCCAGGACTTCCTGTCCAAGTCCCTGAACGAGTGCATCGCCGCGGAATCATGGACGTCCTGTTTGAAGCACGAGGTTCTTGGATACTTGGACGAGAAACTGGGAACCACCACGGAGGCCAGGTCTCTGGATACCGTGGACGAGGCCATCGTGGCGAGGACCTTCAAGTATTTGAAGAGCTTCAATTACGGCATCGATCTGCCCTTCGTGGACGCTAGCTTGAAGTACAGACCCAGCAGAAGCTTGGCGGATCTGGACGTGGAGTTCAAGGGAAATGAAGTTGCTACCAGCCAGGCTCGTGGAATCTTGAAGAAGAAGCTGTTGTTGCCGTTCTTGTTGTTGTTGAAGTTGAAGATGAAGGCGCTGATGCCCATCTTGGTGGCCATTGTCGGTCTGAAGGCAATGAAGGCTTTGGTGCTCTCGAAACTCGCTATCCTCCTCGTCGTTGGATTCATCGCCATGCAGTTCTTGAAGAAGGGTGGAATGATGATGCCCATGG GAATGTCAATGGAGCCTGCTGCTGCACCAGTGTACGGAACTCCAACATCGGGCTCGACCCCGTCGAGCTACGAGGCGGCGGCCTCGTGGGACGGAAATGGACCCTATTCCCGCGTCTGGACGCCGACCAATGGTGTGGAAGCTCAGAACCTCGCTTACTCTTACTACTCGCCTGGCAGCGGTTCAAGCTCGTACAGCTCGCCCTCgtcctcgtcgtcctcctcgtcGTCAGTCAACTCGGTCAGCTCCTCGAACTACTAG
- the Osi19 gene encoding DUF1676 domain-containing protein Osi19, translating into MKFIVLCSLLALAAAQPAKNDLWKGSSMDQMVDQTKIECAQKNDEVSCMKFKVLNLLDQIFRKDSFKVSETVEVTRNSYPVEEVSARGEASLLENVESYLSSHDVTFKLPLDSSVKVSARNIDDDQLTFDLKFGQGRAVEEARKSKLKKVVIPILVFVLLKAMTLIPLAIGVLGLKAWNALQLSFFSFIVAVGMAIFQLCKKIAADGHAAPLTAHGPWEYQAAQYRSFQDVEQPSSQYAQDLAYSAHAQS; encoded by the exons ATGAAGTTCATCGTCCTGTGCTCTCTGCTGGCCCTGGCGGCCGCCCAGCCAGCGAAAAACGACCTGTGGAAGGGCAGCAGCATGGACCAGATGGTGGATCAGACCAAGATCGAATGCGCGCAGAAGAACGACGAGGTCTCCTGCATGAAGTTCAAGGTCTTGAATCTGCTCGACCAGATCTTCCGCAAAGACAGCTTCAAG GTTTCGGAGACGGTGGAAGTGACTCGCAACTCTTACCCGGTGGAGGAGGTGTCCGCTCGTGGCGAGGCATCCCTTCTGGAAAACGTGGAGAGCTACCTGTCCTCTCACGACGTGACCTTCAAGCTGCCGTTAGACTCATCGGTGAAGGTGAGCGCCAGGAACATCGACGACGATCAGCTCACCTTCGACCTGAAGTTCGGCCAGGGTCGTGCCGTCGAGGAGGCGCGAAAGTCTAAGTTGAAGAAGGTCGTCATCCCCATCCTGGTGTTCGTCCTGCTAAAGGCAATGACTCTGATCCCTCTGGCCATTGGTGTCCTCGGTCTGAAGGCCTGGAACGCTCTGCAATTGTCCTTCTTCAGCTTCATCGTCGCAGTCGGTATGGCCATCTTCCAACTGTGCAAGAAGATCGCGGCCGACGGCCACGCTGCTCCGCTCACGGCTCACGGACCCTGGGAATACCAGGCTGCCCAATACAGGTCCTTCCAGGATGTCGAGCAGCCCTCGTCCCAGTACGCGCAGGATCTTGCGTATTCCGCACACGCGCAGTCGTAA